The Neodiprion virginianus isolate iyNeoVirg1 chromosome 5, iyNeoVirg1.1, whole genome shotgun sequence genome contains a region encoding:
- the LOC124306263 gene encoding thioredoxin domain-containing protein 6-like, translating to MAKKSGPVALQTEVTNDAEWALILERKGLVLVDIYSDWSGPCSAMVSSLRKIKLESGGDILSYAVARNNDITDLERFRGKSEPVWMFIQNGTMVNMMFGAHCPNLSRLLLDEIKRVQQEEAPRFALPVSERGPEEQKRWEILEEQRLGSSFAASIR from the coding sequence ATGGCGAAGAAGAGTGGGCCGGTAGCGCTGCAAACGGAAGTAACTAACGATGCCGAATGGGCGTTGATACTCGAGCGAAAGGGGCTGGTTCTGGTCGACATTTATTCGGACTGGAGCGGTCCGTGCTCAGCGATGGTGAGCAGCCTGAGAAAGATCAAGCTAGAGTCTGGAGGCGACATCTTGAGCTACGCGGTTGCGAGGAATAACGACATAACGGACCTCGAACGGTTCCGGGGGAAGAGCGAACCCGTTTGGATGTTCATTCAGAACGGTACGATGGTGAACATGATGTTCGGTGCCCACTGTCCTAACCTTTCCCGGCTTTTGCTTGACGAGATAAAACGAGTCCAGCAGGAAGAGGCGCCCAGGTTTGCACTCCCGGTTTCCGAACGTGGCCCCGAGGAGCAGAAGCGCTGGGAAATTCTCGAGGAACAGAGGTTAGGCTCGTCTTTCGCCGCTTCCATTCGTTGA
- the LOC124306261 gene encoding uncharacterized protein LOC124306261 has translation MFCAINPICMLQITFWIRKKTKRPGSTNCNCKKLSPTARCGINGCIISSRFTLEADGDRGRETRDYCRLAKEKAIAAKEDAEKQAKYEAMLSQMMFELCEETALLLFPWVFVDEEGNPRDKKNAPPYVELVTDLFEQCFDVVEEVQIQLTEDIIKDMFTESNFEITEDIIFGLTEGKCMIMRLKGRPPHPDWPVKYPVECPDESTDCPVRVINDVEKYLSKIIYDEPPPLIHGAGALLPPTRTSYEIKDFASRHVHVHEPDPEVEDDVKRTYPAVWVPPQARSKVHVFKTIFPQYMESYHPYEETPPPLPKCFFKYKSQRIKELAEALSNHAEAVERFGVFEMDNPPMAKRIASSLESFEKKVHLVQIYIISYYRRTFMFQR, from the exons tAAAAAGCTTTCTCCAACCGCAAGATGTGGAATTAATGGGTGCATAATATCCTCGAGATTTACGCTTGAAGCCGATGGTGATCGGGGTCGTGAGACTCGAGACTACTGCAG ACTGGCCAAGGAAAAGGCGATCGCGGCTAAGGAGGACGCCGAAAAGCAGGCCAAGTACGAGGCCATGCTGAGTCAGATGATGTTCGAACTCTGTGAGGAAACCGCCCTGCTCCTGTTTCCTTGGGTCTTCGTAGACGAGGAGGGCAATCCCAGGGACAAAAAGAACGCACCACCCTACGTGGAACTCGTTACCGATTTATTCGAGCAGTGCTTCGACGTCGTCGAGGAAGTACAAATCCAACTGACCGAGGACATCATCAAGGATATGTTCACCGAGAGCAATTTCGAAATCACCGAGGACATCATCTTCG GCTTAACCGAGGGCAAGTGCATGATCATGAGGCTGAAGGGCAGACCACCGCACCCTGATTGGCCGGTTAAATATCCCGTTGAGTGTCCCGACGAATCGACCGATTGTCCAGTCCGAGTAATAAACGACGTGGAGAAGTACTTGTCGAAGATAATCTACGACGAACCTCCACCTCTGATCCACGGCGCTGGAGCTCTGCTTCCACCGACCAGAACCTCCTACGAAATCAAGGACTTTGCCAGCCGGCACGTCCATGTTCATGAACCGGACCCCGAGGTGGAGGACGACGTGAAACGGACTTACCCAGCAGTCTGGGTTCCTCCTCAA GCCAGAAGCAAGGTCCACGTCTTCAAGACCATATTTCCGCAGTACATGGAGAGCTATCATCCGTACGAAGAGACGCCACCACCGCTACCGAAGTGCTTCTTCAAATACAAATCCCAGAGGATCAAGGAACTCGCGGAGGCTCTTTCGAATCACGCTGAGGCCGTCGAACGGTTCGGTGTATTTGAAATGGACAATCCACCGATGGCGAAGCGGATTGCCTCGTCGCTTGAAAGCTTCGAGAAAAAGGTTCACCTTGTTCAGATTTACATAATTTCGTACTACAGACGTACATTCATGTTCCAAAGGTGA